Within Schaalia sp. HMT-172, the genomic segment CAACGAGGGGTCCCCGATCACGAAGTATGAGATCGCGGTCAATGGCGGCGATGGCTCCAGCAAGCAGACGACGGCCGACGCCTCCGCTACGTCGGCGACAATCGGCGACCTGGAGAACGGCGTCAACTACACGGTGTCGATCGTCGCCCGGAATGGCGCGGAGAAGCAGGCCGAGTGGTCCCAGCCGGCGAACACGACCCCGCACGGCAAGCCGGATCCCGCCAGTGCGATCGCGCTGAGGCACGTGGGCTCGAGCGCCGACGGGTCGACGGGTTCCGTCGACGTCTCGTGGAAGCTTGGCCGCTCCGGTGGCACCAACTGGGGGCCCACGACCGTGACCGTGGACGGGCTGGATCCGATAACGGTCGACGGCTCGACCGCCTTCGTCCATGTCGACGGCGTCACCCCCGGCAACTCGGTGTCCGTGACCGTGGATCTGTCCAACGCCGAGGGCGACCATTCGACGTCGACTCAGAGCTTCTCGCTATCGACCGTGCCCATGCCGATCGGTGCTCCGACGCTCGAGGGCACGGGCAAGCACGGCGAGCTGGTGGTCAGGAACCTGACCAAGGCGCCCGGTAACGGCTTCGCCGTCGGCGAGTTGAGCCTGCGCTACTCCTCGGATCCGGGCTCGTGTGTCAATGGTTCGGAGGCTCGCGACGGCATGCTCATCGAGGGCAGCGGTATTGCTGCGCGCACCTACTACTTCTGCCAGGTGGGTCTGGCGACCTCGGGTGAGACGGTTGCGTCGACTCCCGTGCGCGCCGATGGACAGCCCATCGCGCCCCCGACCCTGCAGGGCGTGACGGTCTCGAAGGCCGGGCCCGGCGCGGTCCGCGTGAATGTGGCCGTCGCCGAGGCCTACCCGGCCATGACGGAGTTGACGGTGACGGTGGGTGGCCAGCAGGTCAACATGTTGGGCTCGCAATCCGTCGTGGTCAACAACCTCCCCGAGGGCGCGCAGGTGAGCGCCCACGTGGTTGCCAGGAATTCGCAGGGCGAGGCCTCGGCGGACTCCAACGGCATCACCACCGAGCTGGGCGTGTCCACCAAGTGGGTCGAGAACTGCAGCCCGGGCGTCGCCGGGCAGGTCCCCGGCCAGGCGTGCCACACCTTCAACCTGGTGGCCCCCGGCTTTACGCCGGGCGTGTCCGTCCAGCACGTGTGCCGCGTCTCCTCCGACGTCGATCCCGGCCACCCCCGCGAGGTCATCGTGGGCGGCCCCGAGGTCGAGTCCGGCATCGCGACGCGGGCCGGCTCGCAGGCCGAGCTGAACGGGGCGGTGCGAGTGGAAAGCTGCGAGCCGCGCCGGTAGCGGCCGGGGCGTGAGAGGAACCGATCTGATGGGAGGAACGCCATGAAGCGTGTGAAGGCCGACATCGGCCTGACGGAACGACCGCGCGTCCTGCGGGCCGTCGCCTCGGCGCGTACCGCGCTGGATCGTCGTCTCCGCGCGATCCCGGGAATGCGCTACGTGCTGGCCGCGTGCGGCATCGTCACCCCCTTCGGGTGGCTGGTGATCGCCTCGGCGATCGCGGGACTGGTTGTCGCGGGAGTCGTGGGATGGGCCGAGGCCTTCGCGCTGGCCATCGCGTGCGTGGCCCTGCTGGTCATCGCGATCGTGCTCGTCGCCGCCCCCTCGCCCTACCGCGTGTCGCTGCGCCTGCCCCAGGAGAGGGTGACGGCCGGGCAGACGGCTCTGGGCGAGATCCGCGTCGTCAACGACACCTCCCGCCGCGGCGGCTCCGAGGTCATCGAGCTGCCCATCGGCGCCGGCGTCGCCGAGTTCGTCATCCCGGGCGTGCCCTCCCACCGGACGTGGGACGAGTTCTTCTCCGTCGTGACCCGCCGCCGCGGCGTCATCGAGATCGGCCCGGCCCGCACCGTGCGCTCTGACGGCCTGGGCCTGCTGCGCCGCGTGCGTTCCTGGGATAACCCGGTGACCCTCTACGTCCATCCGCGCACGGTGCGCGTGCCTTTCGACGCGACCGGCTTCCAGGTCGACGTCGAGGGCGTGGTGACGGCGAAGCTGTCCAGCTCCGACGTGTCCTTCCACGCGCTGCGCGACTACGAGCCGGGCGACGATCGACGCGCCGTGCACTGGCAGTCCACGGCGCGCCTCGGCAAGCTCATCGTGCGCCAGTACGAGGAGACGCACCGCTCCCACCACCTGATCGTGCTCGACACGGCGCGCTCCTCCTGGGATCGTGACGCCTTCGAGGACGGGGTGTCGGTGGCCGCTTCCCTCGCCCTGGCGGGGATTTCCGCCTCGCGCACGGTGTCTTTTGCCGCGGGCAAGCGGTGGATTCCGGCGACCGGGGCGGTCAGCATGCTCGACTCCCTGGCCTCACTGACGTACTCCGGGCGTTCGAACATCACGGCGCTCGTGCGCCGCGCCTTCGCCTCGTGCCCGTCGGCCTCCTACGTCAGCGTCATCGCGTCCCCCGCGGTCACGGACGAGGAGGCCGCGCACCTCGCGCAGGTCACTCCCCGCGACGTGACTGTACAGATCCTGCGCATTAACCCGAAGCAGCGCGCGCGTCGGCGGAGCTTGGAGGGCGGCGTGCTTTTCGATTGTCCGTCGCTGCGCGAGCTGGCGCATTTGGTGGGTGATATCCGGTGACTGTCGATGCTCTTGGTCGCGCCAGGCCCCGCCTGCCGCTCCTGTCCTTCGTCGCGTTGGCCGTGCTCTTTGCGGGGCCGGTCCTCACGCACGAGGCCGTCTTCGGGTCGTCCGTCGGCCTGATCGCCGCCGGTTCAGGCGTCGCGGTCGGCCTGCTTATCGCGGCTGCCTCGACGCGCTGGTCGTGGGACACGCTCTCGACCCTCGCGGCGCTGCTCGTCGCCTACTTCCTGCTGGGCGGCCCGATCGCCCTGCCGTCGACCGTGCGCTGGGGCGTCGTGCCCACGACGGACACGCTGCTGACCCTCGTGCGCGGCTCGGTGAGCTCGTGGAAGGACCTCCTGACGCTGACGCCGCCGGCGGCCTCCTACGTGGGCCCCGCGCTGGTCCCGTGGATCACGGGCCTGCTGTGCGCGCTGATCTCCGGCCTCGTCTCGGTGCGGTGGGGGCGTCCGCTCCTGGGCATCATCCCCGTCGCCGTGATGGGCGTCGTGGGTCTGGCTTTCGGCCTGTCCGGTGTCGTGCCGCCCGTGTGGCCGTTCATGGTGTGGTTCGCGGGCGCGTTCCTGTGGCTCGCGTGGGCTTCTTCCCACCAGCGCCTGTCGCTGGGGTTGGACGTGTCCGTCAATCGACGAGGCCGTGGCGGGGCGAGCGCTGCGACGGCCTCGACGCGCGGTCCCTCCCGTCAGGCGGTGTTCCGTTCCCGGCGGCTGTTGGCCTCGTCCCTGATGATCGCGCTGGCGGTGGGCGTGGCCCTGCCGGCGACGGCCTCGTGGGGGCCGGTGGGCCGACGGATCGTGGCCCGCGAGAAGGTGGAGCCGCCGTTTAACGTGCGTCAGTACCCGTCGCCGCTGTCGGCGTTCCGCCATTACAAGAAGGACCTGGCGGAGCAGACGGTCATGACGGTGCGTGGGCTGCCGGCGCGCACGCGCGTGCGCTTGGCGGCGTTGGACGTGTACGACGGGACGACCTTTACGATGAGCGCCCCGAAGAGCCAGGTGTCCACCTCGGTCGCGGCCCAGTCGGATGGGCAGGCGTCGACGGTGAGCGTGCGTAACGGCTACGTGTCGGTTGGCTCGACGATTCCGCGTACTCGGTCGCAGGGCAGCGACGGCTCGTTCACGGCGACGATCGAGACCTCGGGCATTGTGGGCCCGTGGGTGCCGGTGGCCGGAGACGTCCGCTCGGTGACCTTCGGCGGGGAGAACGCTCGCGCACAGCAGGAGGGCCTGCGCTTTGACATGTGGGCGGATGCGGCGCTGACGACGGGCCTGCCCGCCCAGCCGCAGACGGTGACGATCAGCGCGGACTCGATCGTGACGCCGACGGATTCGCAGTTCGCGGGCGCGACGCCGGTGAAGTTCCATTCGGATACGGACGAGCCCTACCCGAGCGGCCTCGACACGTTCATGGCGAGCATTGTGGGCTCGGCGTCCTCGCCGATTGAGAAGGCGCGCGCGATCGAGCAGTACCTGCACAATGAGGGTTACTACTTGACGGAGAACACGGATCAGTCGCGCCCGGGTCATCACCTCAATCGACTGTCCGCGATGGTGTCGGATAGCGGCCAACTGATCGGCGACGACGAGCAGTATGCGGCCCTGATGGCGCTCATGCTGCACCAGCTGGGCTGGAACGCGCGCGTCGCGATCGGCGCGTACCCGTCGGGCGAGTCGGCGGACGCGAGTACGCTCGTGGGCACCGACATGCACGTGTGGGTCGAGATGGAGTTCGAGGGCATCGGCTGGGCCGTGTTCGATCCGACGCCGGATAAGGACCGGGTGCCGCAGGACAATTCGGAAAAGAAGAAGAATTCGCCGCGTCCCCAGGTGCTTCAGCCGCCGGAGCCGCCCGAGGAGCCCGTGGAGTTGCCGCCGGTGAACCGCGACCAGGATGTGGCCGCGAAGGAACCGCCGGGGGCGGGCATCCCGTGGCTGCTGATCGGCACCGTGTCCGGTTCGCTGCTCCTGCTGCTTGCGCCGTTCGCGCTGATTGCTGCGCTCAAGGCCAGGCGGACTCGCGTGCGCCGCAAGGCCTCGCCCGGCGTGGCCCTGGTGGGTTCGTGGGACGAGGTCGTGGATATGGCGATTGACGCGGGCGTGCGCGTGCGCGCCGACCAGACCCGCCAGGAGGCGGCGTGGGCGCTGGCCTCGTTCTGGAAGCTGCGCGAGGGGCAGGAAGAGGGAGCCGAGGCGCAGCGCGTGGCGTCCCAGGCTTCGACCTCGGCGCTGATCCCGGGGTGGACGCTGTTCCGTGAGCGCGTGCCGATGACGGTGGCGATCGCTCGCCGCGCGGACGTCGCTGATTTCGCGGCGGCGACGGGCGGCCAGAAGGAAGCGGAGTCCGCGTGGTCGGACGTCGATCAGCTCAAGCGGTCCCTGGCGTCTTCCGCGAGCCTGTGGGTGCGCCTGCGGCGTCGCTTCTCGCTGCGTTCGCTGCTGCGCACGTGGAGGCGCCCGCCGGCGGCCGGGAAGGAGTCGGTACGAGGCGTGGGTTCCTTGCTGGAGGACGGCGAGGATGCGGATGGTCCGCTGGAGAATCCGTCGAGCGGGAGGAGTAGGCCGTGACGCGTGGAGCGGTTGTGGGCGCCGGCCCGCACATTGAGGGGTTCCGGTGGATTCGTGCCCTCGGGTCGGGCGGATTCGCGGACGTGCACCTGTACCATCAGCAGGTTCCGTCGCGTGATGTCGCGATCAAGGTTGCTCGCCCGAATGTGGAGGGCGGCAACGAGGCGATCAGGTACGAGGCCGACGCGATGGCTCGCGTGTCGAGCCACCCGGCCATCGTCAACCTGTACGGCGTGGGGTCGCTGCCCGACGGCCGCCAGTTCCTCATCATGGAGTACTGCCCGGTTGCGAATATCGCGGATCAGGTGCGGGCTCGCCCGATGGATCTGGCGTCGGCGTTGGACATGATGATCCGCATTTCGTCGGGCGTGGAGATGCTGCACCGGTCGGGCTACGTGCATCGGGACATTAAGCCCGGCAACATCATGCTGGACTCGTACAAGGCGCCGGTGTTGACGGATTTCGGCGTGAGTGCGCGCATTGGCGAGGGCGCGGGCGGCAGCGTCGACGGTTTTTCGGTGCTGTGGGCGCCGCCCGAGCAGCACGATGGGAACTCGGTCGCGGAGCCGTCCCAGGACGTGTGGGCGTTGGCGTCGTCGCTGTGGACGCTGCTGGTGGGCCGCAGCCCCTTCGAGGATCCGATTGGGGATAACACGACGGTTGCGGTCGCGATGCGGGTGCGTTCAGGGCGCCTGCGCGGGGTTGCGCGCGCGGACGTGCCCGAGGAGCTCGACGAGGTGCTGCGCGCGGCGATGAGCGTGGATCCGGCCCGCAGGACCCGCTCCGCCCTGGCGTTTGCGCAGTCGCTCCAGGGTATTCAGCGCCTGGCGGGGCTTCCCGTGACGCCGATTGAGGTGCGCGATGCGCCGCACATGCCTCGGCCCTCGGTGCCGGGACCGGCGTCCCCGGCTGGCTTCCCGGTTCCGGTGCCCTCCCAGGGGGAGGGGACGAGGCCTCGGGGGGCGTCGGCCGCGCAGGACGTGACGATCCGCTCGGGTGTGGGTTTTGATTTTTCGGAGTCCGGCGTCGTGCCGATCGCGGACTCGTGGCATCATCCGCGCAACCTGTCGACGGGCCGCGCGGCGGAGACGTCCTTCGACGATGA encodes:
- a CDS encoding DUF58 domain-containing protein: MKRVKADIGLTERPRVLRAVASARTALDRRLRAIPGMRYVLAACGIVTPFGWLVIASAIAGLVVAGVVGWAEAFALAIACVALLVIAIVLVAAPSPYRVSLRLPQERVTAGQTALGEIRVVNDTSRRGGSEVIELPIGAGVAEFVIPGVPSHRTWDEFFSVVTRRRGVIEIGPARTVRSDGLGLLRRVRSWDNPVTLYVHPRTVRVPFDATGFQVDVEGVVTAKLSSSDVSFHALRDYEPGDDRRAVHWQSTARLGKLIVRQYEETHRSHHLIVLDTARSSWDRDAFEDGVSVAASLALAGISASRTVSFAAGKRWIPATGAVSMLDSLASLTYSGRSNITALVRRAFASCPSASYVSVIASPAVTDEEAAHLAQVTPRDVTVQILRINPKQRARRRSLEGGVLFDCPSLRELAHLVGDIR
- a CDS encoding transglutaminaseTgpA domain-containing protein codes for the protein MTVDALGRARPRLPLLSFVALAVLFAGPVLTHEAVFGSSVGLIAAGSGVAVGLLIAAASTRWSWDTLSTLAALLVAYFLLGGPIALPSTVRWGVVPTTDTLLTLVRGSVSSWKDLLTLTPPAASYVGPALVPWITGLLCALISGLVSVRWGRPLLGIIPVAVMGVVGLAFGLSGVVPPVWPFMVWFAGAFLWLAWASSHQRLSLGLDVSVNRRGRGGASAATASTRGPSRQAVFRSRRLLASSLMIALAVGVALPATASWGPVGRRIVAREKVEPPFNVRQYPSPLSAFRHYKKDLAEQTVMTVRGLPARTRVRLAALDVYDGTTFTMSAPKSQVSTSVAAQSDGQASTVSVRNGYVSVGSTIPRTRSQGSDGSFTATIETSGIVGPWVPVAGDVRSVTFGGENARAQQEGLRFDMWADAALTTGLPAQPQTVTISADSIVTPTDSQFAGATPVKFHSDTDEPYPSGLDTFMASIVGSASSPIEKARAIEQYLHNEGYYLTENTDQSRPGHHLNRLSAMVSDSGQLIGDDEQYAALMALMLHQLGWNARVAIGAYPSGESADASTLVGTDMHVWVEMEFEGIGWAVFDPTPDKDRVPQDNSEKKKNSPRPQVLQPPEPPEEPVELPPVNRDQDVAAKEPPGAGIPWLLIGTVSGSLLLLLAPFALIAALKARRTRVRRKASPGVALVGSWDEVVDMAIDAGVRVRADQTRQEAAWALASFWKLREGQEEGAEAQRVASQASTSALIPGWTLFRERVPMTVAIARRADVADFAAATGGQKEAESAWSDVDQLKRSLASSASLWVRLRRRFSLRSLLRTWRRPPAAGKESVRGVGSLLEDGEDADGPLENPSSGRSRP
- a CDS encoding serine/threonine-protein kinase codes for the protein MTRGAVVGAGPHIEGFRWIRALGSGGFADVHLYHQQVPSRDVAIKVARPNVEGGNEAIRYEADAMARVSSHPAIVNLYGVGSLPDGRQFLIMEYCPVANIADQVRARPMDLASALDMMIRISSGVEMLHRSGYVHRDIKPGNIMLDSYKAPVLTDFGVSARIGEGAGGSVDGFSVLWAPPEQHDGNSVAEPSQDVWALASSLWTLLVGRSPFEDPIGDNTTVAVAMRVRSGRLRGVARADVPEELDEVLRAAMSVDPARRTRSALAFAQSLQGIQRLAGLPVTPIEVRDAPHMPRPSVPGPASPAGFPVPVPSQGEGTRPRGASAAQDVTIRSGVGFDFSESGVVPIADSWHHPRNLSTGRAAETSFDDEEERVVRRLPVPAVIALVLVGAVVVAGLVVAMLTGGGHSVRIDPTEAPTASQEDPSKLTVPPAAPTGLSGRVEGDSIVWTWTAPADSNYTSDQLMFQYRLERPGEAPLGASSPVASVTLPATRGGDNCLTVRTVVASSGLQSQSINACVAVN